A genomic window from Elaeis guineensis isolate ETL-2024a chromosome 3, EG11, whole genome shotgun sequence includes:
- the LOC105040421 gene encoding 1-aminocyclopropane-1-carboxylate oxidase 1, whose translation MEIPVINLGEMEGVRKSETMSLLHEACEKWGFFWLENHGVDESLMDKVKALVNQHYEESMKESFYSSELAKELGPNIKASEVDWECSFFYRHQPDSNINDIPEPLREAMQEFVAQLIKLAERLAELLSENLGLEKDYLKKAFSEPFVGTKVAKYPKCSDPEMVMGLRGHTDAGGIILLLQDDQVPGLEFLKDGEWVAIPPTEGYRIFVNLGDQVEVVSNGIYKSVRHRVLADKNGSRLSIATFYNPGANAVISPASRLVYPSCYRFEDYLNYYTTTKFSDKIARFQNIKEMLV comes from the exons ATGGAGATCCCGGTAATCAACCTAGGAGAGATGGAGGGAGTGAGGAAAAGCGAAACAATGTCACTTCTCCACGAGGCATGCGAGAAGTGGGGGTTCTTTTGG CTCGAAAACCATGGGGTTGATGAGAGCCTtatggataaggtcaaggcattGGTGAACCAGCACTACGAGGAGAGCATGAAGGAAAGCTTCTACAGTTCAGAGCTGGCAAAAGAATTGGGGCCTAATATCAAAGCCTCTGAAGTAGACTGGGAGTGCAGCTTCTTCTATCGCCATCAACCGGACTCCAACATCAACGACATTCCTGAACCACTTCG TGAAGCAATGCAGGAATTCGTTGCGCAATTGATCAAGTTGGCTGAAAGGCTTGCAGAACTTCTGAGCGAGAACCTTGGACTGGAAAAGGATTACTTGAAGAAGGCATTCTCTGAGCCATTTGTTGGAACAAAGGTGGCGAAGTACCCAAAATGCTCTGACCCAGAGATGGTAATGGGGCTCCGAGGCCACACTGATGCTGGTGGAATCATCCTATTGCTCCAGGATGACCAGGTCCCAGGTCTTGAGTTCTTAAAAGACGGGGAGTGGGTGGCAATACCTCCAACAGAGGGTTACAGAATCTTTGTGAACCTTGGTGATCAAGTGGAGGTGGTGAGCAATGGCATCTACAAGAGTGTTCGGCACCGTGTCCTTGCTGACAAAAACGGGAGCCGGTTATCCATTGCCACATTCTATAATCCTGGCGCTAATGCCGTGATTTCCCCGGCTTCGAGGCTGGTTTATCCAAGCTGCTACCGTTTCGAAGACTACCTCAATTACTATACCACCACCAAGTTTTCAGACAAGATCGCTAGGTTCCAAAACATAAAGGAGATGCTTGTGTGA